GGTCATCTGGGCCTCGTTCCTCTGCCGTTCCACGCGCGGCAACGGGAATGCCGCGCCCCCTCAGGCTAAGACCTGTGGGGCGCGGCATCCATTCCGGGCCTGGTGAGACGCTTGGATCAGCTCTCCGGACGCTCCTCCGGAACGGCCTCGGTGGCCGAGTCGCCCGTCGTGCCGGGAAGCGCGCCGTTGGTGCCGGCCGCACCGTTGGTGAGGGCCAGCTCCTTCGGCGAGAGCACCGGCGGACGCGTCGACGGCGTACGCAGCGAGGAGCCGGTCCACGCCGGGCGGGCCGGGCGGCGCACGATCGTCGAGAAGATCTCGGCGATCTGCTCCTTGTTGAGCGTCTCCTTCTCCAGCAGCGCGAGGACCAGGTTGTCGAGAACGTCTCGGTTCTCGACCAGGATCTCCCACGCCTCGTTGTGCGCGGCCTCGATCAGCTTCTTGACTTCTTCGTCGACCAGCGCGGCGACCTCTTCCGAGTAGTCGCGCTGGTGGCCGACCTCACGTCCGACGAACGGCTCGGTGTTGTCGCCACCGAACTTGATCGCGCCGAGCCGCTCGGTCATGCCGTACTGCGTGACCATGGCCCGCGCCGTCGCCGACGCCTTCTCGATGTCGTTGGCCGCGCCGGTGGTCGGGTCGTGGAAGACCAGTTCCTCCGCCGCGCGCCCGCCCATCATGTAGGCCAGCTGGTCGAGCATCTCGTTGCGCGTGGTCGAGTACTTGTCCTCGTCCGGCAGGACCATCGTGTAGCCGAGGGCCCGGCCCCGGGACAGGATCGTGATCTTGTGCACCGGGTCGGAGTTCGGAGACGCCGCCGCTACCAGGGCGTGGCCGCCCTCGTGGTAGGCGGTGATCTTCTTCTCCTTCTCGGACATGATCCGGGTCCGCTTCTGCGGGCCCGCCACGACGCGGTCGATGGCCTCGTCCAGCGAGTGGTTGTCCACGAGCTTCTTGTCGCTGCGCGCGGTGAGGAGCGCCGCCTCGTTCAGCACGTTCGCCAGGTCGGCGCCGGTGAAGCCGGGCGTACGACGGGCGACGGCACCGAGGTCCACGTCCGGGGCGACCGGCTTGCCCTTCTGGTGGACCTTGAGGATCGCCAGCCGGCCCTGCATGTCCGGGCGGTCGACCGCGATCTGGCGGTCGAAGCGTCCGGGGCGCAGCAGCGCCGGGTCGAGGATGTCGGGCCGGTTCGTGGCGGCGATCAGGATGACGCCGCCCTTCACGTCGAAGCCGTCCATCTCGACCAGCAGCTGGTTGAGGGTCTGCTCGCGCTCGTCGTGGCCACCGCCGAGGCCCGCGCCGCGGTGCCGGCCGACGGCGTCGATCTCGTCGACGAAGACGATCGCCGGGGCGTTCGCCTTGGCCTGCTCGAAGAGGTCACGCACCCGGGAGGCACCGACACCGACGAACATCTCGACGAAGTCGGAACCGGAGATCGAGTAGAACGGGACGCCCGCCTCACCGGCGACCGCGCGGGCGAGCAGCGTCTTGCCCGTACCGGGCGGGCCGTAGAGCAGCACACCCTTCGGGATCTTGGCGCCGACCGCCTGGAACTTCGCGGGCTCCTGGAGGAACTCCTTGATCTCGTGGAGTTCCTCGACGGCCTCGTCCGATCCCGCGACGTCGGCGAACGTCGTCTTGGGGGTGTCCTTGGTGATGAGCTTGGCCTTGGACTTCCCGAACTGCATGACCCGGGAGCCGCCGCCCTGCATCTGGTTCATCAGGAAGAGGAAGACCACGACGATGAGGATGAACGGGATCAGGGAGAGCAGTACGGAGAAGAACGGGCTCTGCTTGGAGGGCGAGATCGTGTAGCCCTGCTTGATGTCGCCGCTCTCGAATTTGCTCTGTAGCTTCTCGGCCAGGCGCGAGCCCTGGGAACCGATGTAGCTGGCCTGTACCTTGTCTCCGCCCTGGACCTTGGTGCCGTCCTTGAGGTCGATCTTGATGATCTGTTCGTCGCCTGTGGTCAGCTTGACCTGGTCGACCTGGTTCTTGTCGATCGCCCGGACGACCTCGCCGGTGTCCACCGTCTTGTAGCCGCCGGACGAGCCGACGACCTGCATCAACACGACCACGGCGAGGACGGCCAGCACGATCCACATGACCGGCCCACGGAAGTATCGCTTCACGTCCATCCATACGGAGCGAGAACGCCCCGTCCCTCCTGCCCGTAGGTAAATGCCGCTGTGAGAAAAGACTGTTCTTCGGACCGTACCCCAGCATTGTCACCCGCGACCGCACGGGACTGGCGGTAAACCGGTCTTCCCCTGCTCCAACGGCGGGCGGGGGGCGCGGGTTCCCGTTCCGTTCCGCCGGGCCGGGCCGCCGGCTCAGCCGCCGTAGACATGGGGGGCGAGTGTGCCGACGAATGGAAGATTGCGGTACTTCTCCGCGTAATCGAGGCCATAGCCGACGACGAACTCATTCGGAATGTCGAAACCGATCCATTTCACATCGATCGCGACCTTTGCGGCATCCGGCTTACGGAGCAGCGTGCAGACTTCCAGCGAGGCCGGTTCGCGCGAGCCGAGATTCGACAGCAGCCACGAGAGCGTGAGGCCCGAGTCGATGATGTCCTCGACGATCACGACGTGTCTGCCCTTGATGTCGGTGTCCAGGTCCTTGAGGATCCTGACCACACCGGACGACTGGGTCCCGGCCCCGTACGAGGACACGGCCATCCAGTCCATCGTCACGGGCGTGGACAGCGCGCGCGCCAGGTCCGCCATCACCATCACGGCGCCCTTGAGGACGCCGACGAGAAGGACGTCCCTGCCCGCGTACTCCGCGTCGATCTTCGCGGCCAGTTCGACCAGCTTGGCGTCGATTTCTTCCTTGGTGATGAGCACCGACTTGAGGTCGGCGCCCATGTCCTTGTGGTCCACCCGCATCACTTTCGTTGTCGGCCAGGAGGCCGGAACTCGCCGCCCGGGAGACACAGCCGTCGTGCGTCAGCGCTTCAGCCCTGCCGAATGACCAGTCTGCCACCCTGCCGCTGGGCCTCGACGCGGCCCGGCAGGTTGATGGCTCCCTGGCCTCTCCAGCCCGTGATCAGGCGGTCGACCTCCTCGATGTGCCGGGCGAAGAGCGACCCGGCG
Above is a window of Streptomyces sp. NBC_01498 DNA encoding:
- the ftsH gene encoding ATP-dependent zinc metalloprotease FtsH, yielding MDVKRYFRGPVMWIVLAVLAVVVLMQVVGSSGGYKTVDTGEVVRAIDKNQVDQVKLTTGDEQIIKIDLKDGTKVQGGDKVQASYIGSQGSRLAEKLQSKFESGDIKQGYTISPSKQSPFFSVLLSLIPFILIVVVFLFLMNQMQGGGSRVMQFGKSKAKLITKDTPKTTFADVAGSDEAVEELHEIKEFLQEPAKFQAVGAKIPKGVLLYGPPGTGKTLLARAVAGEAGVPFYSISGSDFVEMFVGVGASRVRDLFEQAKANAPAIVFVDEIDAVGRHRGAGLGGGHDEREQTLNQLLVEMDGFDVKGGVILIAATNRPDILDPALLRPGRFDRQIAVDRPDMQGRLAILKVHQKGKPVAPDVDLGAVARRTPGFTGADLANVLNEAALLTARSDKKLVDNHSLDEAIDRVVAGPQKRTRIMSEKEKKITAYHEGGHALVAAASPNSDPVHKITILSRGRALGYTMVLPDEDKYSTTRNEMLDQLAYMMGGRAAEELVFHDPTTGAANDIEKASATARAMVTQYGMTERLGAIKFGGDNTEPFVGREVGHQRDYSEEVAALVDEEVKKLIEAAHNEAWEILVENRDVLDNLVLALLEKETLNKEQIAEIFSTIVRRPARPAWTGSSLRTPSTRPPVLSPKELALTNGAAGTNGALPGTTGDSATEAVPEERPES
- the hpt gene encoding hypoxanthine phosphoribosyltransferase, with the protein product MRVDHKDMGADLKSVLITKEEIDAKLVELAAKIDAEYAGRDVLLVGVLKGAVMVMADLARALSTPVTMDWMAVSSYGAGTQSSGVVRILKDLDTDIKGRHVVIVEDIIDSGLTLSWLLSNLGSREPASLEVCTLLRKPDAAKVAIDVKWIGFDIPNEFVVGYGLDYAEKYRNLPFVGTLAPHVYGG